One region of Deltaproteobacteria bacterium genomic DNA includes:
- a CDS encoding rod shape-determining protein, with amino-acid sequence MLFDFILGKFSNDLAIDLGTANTLVYVKGKGIVLSEPSVVAVHMDSRGMKKVLAVGEEAKKMLGRTPGNISAIRPMRDGVIADFDITEAMLRHFILSVHNRRALVRPRIIVSVPSGITQVERRAVRETVESAGAREIYLIEEPMAAAIGAGLPVTEPISSMIVDIGGGTTEVAVISLAGIVYSQSVRVAGDKIDEEIVLYMKRKYGLLIGERSGEMIKMTIGCCYPDDELRKVDVKGRDLISGIPKIVEINSEEVREAIQEPIRLIVDAIKDALENAPPELAGDIVDRGIVLTGGGGLLRNIDLLIKEETGLPIMVAEDPLAAVARGAGMALDQLDILKEVAFQV; translated from the coding sequence TTGCTATTCGATTTCATTTTGGGAAAGTTCTCCAATGATTTGGCCATCGATTTGGGTACGGCGAACACCCTGGTTTATGTAAAGGGCAAAGGCATTGTTCTGAGCGAACCGTCTGTCGTCGCGGTTCATATGGATTCCCGGGGGATGAAGAAGGTCCTGGCCGTTGGCGAAGAGGCGAAGAAAATGCTTGGCCGGACACCGGGCAATATTTCCGCCATTCGGCCCATGCGGGACGGGGTGATCGCTGATTTTGACATCACGGAAGCGATGTTGCGTCACTTTATTTTGAGTGTCCACAACCGGCGGGCCCTGGTCAGGCCGCGTATCATCGTGTCCGTTCCCTCCGGCATTACTCAGGTGGAGCGGCGGGCCGTGCGGGAAACCGTTGAATCCGCCGGCGCCCGGGAGATCTACTTGATCGAGGAGCCCATGGCGGCTGCCATCGGCGCCGGTTTACCCGTCACGGAACCGATCAGTTCCATGATTGTCGATATCGGCGGCGGTACGACCGAAGTGGCCGTCATATCCCTTGCCGGTATCGTTTATTCCCAGTCGGTCCGTGTGGCGGGTGATAAAATAGACGAGGAAATTGTCCTGTATATGAAACGCAAGTATGGTCTTCTCATCGGTGAACGTTCGGGGGAAATGATCAAAATGACCATCGGCTGTTGCTACCCGGATGACGAATTGAGAAAGGTCGATGTGAAGGGACGGGATCTGATTTCAGGTATTCCCAAGATTGTGGAGATCAATTCCGAAGAGGTTCGGGAAGCCATCCAGGAACCGATCCGGTTGATTGTGGATGCCATCAAGGATGCGCTGGAGAACGCCCCACCGGAACTGGCCGGGGACATTGTGGACCGGGGAATCGTTCTCACCGGTGGTGGAGGGTTGCTGAGAAATATCGATCTGCTGATCAAGGAGGAAACGGGTCTGCCCATCATGGTCGCGGAGGATCCTCTCGCCGCGGTTGCAAGGGGTGCCGGGATGGCATTGGACCAACTCGATATTCTGAAAGAGGTTGCCTTCCAGGTTTAG
- a CDS encoding response regulator yields the protein MNGRILVVDDDISVRDLFQTVFVDAGYEVVLAESGEEALSILQKQDINVIFLDLKLFGMNGIELCRQIRKFKPVSLIYAMTGWGALYEIEECREAGFDDYFNKPVSLEAILKAVEDAFEKLDRWRIKSSMT from the coding sequence GTGAACGGCAGAATTCTGGTTGTCGATGACGACATATCGGTACGGGACTTGTTTCAAACCGTTTTTGTCGATGCGGGTTACGAGGTGGTTCTGGCCGAGAGCGGTGAAGAAGCCCTGAGCATCCTCCAAAAGCAGGACATCAATGTGATTTTTCTTGATTTGAAACTCTTTGGTATGAACGGGATCGAGTTGTGCCGCCAGATACGGAAATTCAAGCCCGTCTCCCTGATTTATGCCATGACGGGGTGGGGTGCGCTTTATGAAATCGAGGAGTGCCGTGAAGCGGGCTTTGATGATTATTTCAACAAACCTGTATCATTGGAAGCGATCTTGAAGGCCGTGGAGGATGCCTTCGAAAAGCTGGACCGCTGGCGGATTAAGTCGTCAATGACCTGA
- a CDS encoding Lrp/AsnC family transcriptional regulator, which translates to MDDLDRDLLNRLQDAFPATAEPFRELGKQPGLEEEEILNRIRSLRERGLIRRIGAVFSPDRLGFVSTLCTAKVPDEKVDLFIDTVNALTGVTHHYRRNHEYNYWFTLICPSREALEATLADVERRTGLAVISMPAVKTFKINARFQL; encoded by the coding sequence ATGGACGATCTTGATCGTGATCTTCTCAATCGGCTCCAGGACGCTTTTCCCGCGACTGCCGAACCTTTTCGTGAGCTGGGAAAACAGCCGGGCCTGGAAGAGGAGGAAATTTTAAACCGAATCCGGTCTCTCAGGGAACGGGGATTGATCCGGAGAATCGGCGCGGTCTTCAGCCCGGACCGTCTGGGTTTCGTCAGCACCCTGTGCACGGCCAAGGTCCCGGACGAAAAGGTTGATCTGTTCATCGACACCGTCAACGCCCTGACCGGCGTGACCCACCACTATCGGCGCAACCATGAATACAACTACTGGTTTACTCTGATCTGCCCCTCCCGGGAGGCCTTGGAGGCCACCCTCGCGGACGTCGAGCGCAGGACGGGTCTTGCGGTCATCTCCATGCCGGCCGTAAAAACCTTCAAAATCAACGCAAGGTTTCAACTATGA
- the hemB gene encoding porphobilinogen synthase, which yields MQFPEYRPRRMRKNEAFRRLIRETVLSVDHFISPLFIVPGEKIKKPVSAMPGVFQQSVDHAIKEAQTLQTLGVPAVLLFGIPEKKDETASGAFARGGVIQEAVRRIKEKCPGLLTITDVCLCEYTSHGHCGILGRDDVDNDATLEVLAETALSHARAGADMVAPSAMMDGQVGVIREALDENGFETLPIMAYSVKYASSFYGPFREAAESAPRFGNRKTYQMDPANSDEAIREMSLDVGEGADILMVKPALPYLDIIRRAGEEFDLPVAAYNVSGEFAMIKAAAQMGWLDGEAAMMESLTAIRRAGADVIITYFAAEAARLLQKG from the coding sequence ATGCAATTCCCCGAATATCGACCGCGACGGATGCGGAAAAACGAAGCTTTCAGGCGACTGATCCGGGAAACCGTCCTGTCGGTCGATCATTTCATCTCACCCCTGTTCATCGTCCCGGGGGAAAAGATCAAAAAACCCGTGTCCGCCATGCCCGGCGTTTTCCAGCAGTCGGTGGATCATGCCATAAAAGAAGCGCAGACCCTGCAAACCCTGGGTGTTCCCGCCGTTCTTCTCTTCGGCATCCCCGAGAAGAAGGATGAAACGGCATCGGGCGCCTTTGCCAGAGGCGGCGTTATTCAGGAGGCCGTACGGCGGATCAAGGAAAAATGCCCCGGCCTGCTGACCATCACCGATGTCTGCCTGTGTGAATATACCAGTCACGGCCACTGCGGCATACTCGGCAGGGACGATGTCGACAACGATGCGACGCTTGAGGTGCTCGCCGAAACGGCTCTTTCACATGCCCGGGCCGGCGCGGACATGGTCGCGCCATCGGCCATGATGGACGGACAGGTGGGTGTCATTCGCGAAGCCCTTGACGAAAACGGTTTTGAAACCCTGCCGATCATGGCTTATTCCGTAAAATACGCCTCCAGTTTCTACGGCCCCTTTCGGGAGGCCGCCGAAAGCGCCCCCAGGTTCGGAAACCGGAAAACCTATCAGATGGACCCGGCCAACAGCGATGAGGCCATCCGGGAGATGTCCCTCGATGTTGGCGAAGGGGCCGATATCTTGATGGTCAAGCCCGCCCTCCCCTACCTGGATATCATCCGCCGGGCCGGGGAGGAATTCGATTTACCCGTCGCCGCCTATAACGTGAGCGGCGAATTCGCCATGATCAAGGCCGCGGCCCAGATGGGCTGGCTGGACGGGGAGGCGGCCATGATGGAGTCGCTCACAGCCATCAGGCGGGCCGGCGCGGACGTTATCATCACCTATTTCGCCGCCGAGGCGGCCAGACTCCTGCAAAAAGGCTGA
- the ahbC gene encoding 12,18-didecarboxysiroheme deacetylase, producing MIGISKLYCGAVEPADVLRYNRDGKNLPSHLLQFAAVKRPVVVWNMTRRCNLRCVHCYSQSQNKVYPEELTTAEGKVLIDDLASFSCPVILFSGGEPLMRDDLSELVRHATDRGIRAVISTNGTLITDDFARTFTKIGLSYVGVSLDGLRETHDRFRGVKGAFDGAMTGIRRCLDAGIKVGIRFTINRQNASDIPFIFDLIEAEGIPRACFYHLVYTGRGSKLVDEDLSHGETRAVLDLIMERTRRLFNRGLEKEILTVDNHADGPYVYLRLLREDPSRAAEVLELLKMNEGNSSGHGIGCVSWDGKVHADQFWRDISFGNVRQRPFSQIWSDTSNELMTRLKDKKRYVTGRCARCQWLDICGGNFRARAEAATGDMWAPDPACFLTDEEIGIEA from the coding sequence GTGATTGGCATATCGAAACTATACTGTGGAGCGGTTGAACCGGCCGACGTGCTCCGCTATAACCGGGATGGTAAAAACCTGCCGTCCCACCTGCTTCAATTTGCCGCCGTCAAACGTCCTGTGGTCGTGTGGAACATGACCCGCCGGTGCAATCTCCGGTGCGTCCACTGTTATTCACAGTCCCAAAATAAAGTCTATCCGGAAGAATTGACGACTGCGGAAGGCAAGGTTCTCATTGATGATCTGGCGTCTTTCTCCTGTCCCGTCATCCTGTTTTCCGGAGGCGAACCCCTGATGAGAGATGATTTATCCGAATTGGTGCGTCATGCGACAGACCGGGGAATCCGCGCGGTCATTTCCACGAACGGCACATTGATCACAGACGATTTTGCCCGGACGTTCACAAAAATTGGTCTCTCCTACGTTGGGGTCAGTCTCGACGGCCTGCGGGAAACACACGACCGGTTCCGGGGCGTAAAGGGGGCCTTTGACGGAGCCATGACGGGCATTCGCAGATGCCTGGACGCCGGAATCAAAGTCGGCATTCGGTTTACGATTAACCGTCAGAACGCCTCCGATATTCCCTTTATCTTTGATCTGATTGAAGCAGAGGGAATTCCCCGTGCATGCTTTTATCACCTGGTCTACACGGGACGGGGTTCAAAACTTGTCGACGAAGACCTGAGTCACGGGGAGACTCGAGCGGTTCTGGATCTCATTATGGAGCGTACAAGGCGGCTTTTCAATCGCGGCCTGGAAAAAGAAATCCTCACCGTCGACAACCATGCCGACGGCCCCTATGTTTATCTGCGGTTGCTGCGTGAAGACCCGTCCCGGGCGGCCGAGGTGCTCGAGTTGCTGAAAATGAACGAAGGAAACAGCTCCGGACACGGCATCGGCTGCGTGAGTTGGGACGGGAAAGTCCATGCCGACCAGTTCTGGCGGGATATTTCTTTCGGAAACGTCAGGCAGCGGCCTTTCAGTCAGATCTGGTCGGACACGTCCAACGAACTGATGACCCGGCTGAAGGACAAAAAAAGGTATGTCACCGGACGCTGCGCCCGCTGCCAATGGCTCGACATCTGCGGCGGCAATTTCCGCGCCCGGGCCGAAGCCGCAACCGGGGACATGTGGGCTCCCGATCCGGCCTGCTTCCTCACGGACGAGGAGATCGGTATCGAGGCCTAA
- the ahbD gene encoding heme b synthase yields MRKRLPLLPKTLRMVAWEITRRCNLSCVHCRASSLQESYPGEFDTKQCLRLLDEIAAFSQPIIILTGGEPLLREDIHKIADYGTKKGLRMVLATNGTLLTPKMIEQMLRSGIRRVSVSIDGRDAESHDAFRGVPGAFDAALHGIDLLKRGGMAFQINTTITQQNLDQVESILDLAVELDAVARHIFLLVPTGRGKDLGDQSISAEAYEKTLEWFHQRSLQAPIQFKATCAPHYFRIVHQRGRGAAKQLPREGKGEPSLHAMTRGCLGGSSFCFISHTGQVQPCGYLEIDCGQVKERPFEEIWNDSPVFANLRDLNRYEGKCGRCPFIKVCGGCRARAYELTGNYLAEEPLCVYEPPSDSDGIPEAPPAETGG; encoded by the coding sequence ATGCGGAAGAGACTTCCCCTTTTACCGAAAACACTCCGGATGGTGGCCTGGGAGATAACCCGTCGATGCAACCTCTCCTGTGTTCACTGCCGGGCCTCCTCCCTGCAGGAAAGCTACCCGGGGGAATTCGATACGAAACAGTGCCTGCGCCTCCTCGATGAAATTGCGGCCTTCAGTCAGCCGATCATCATTCTCACGGGAGGTGAACCGCTGCTGCGGGAAGATATCCATAAAATTGCAGACTACGGGACAAAAAAAGGGCTTCGCATGGTTCTGGCGACCAACGGCACCCTCCTGACCCCGAAAATGATTGAGCAAATGCTTCGATCCGGGATCCGACGCGTCAGCGTCAGCATCGACGGCCGAGATGCGGAAAGCCATGACGCCTTCCGCGGCGTCCCCGGCGCCTTCGACGCGGCCCTGCATGGCATCGACCTGTTAAAAAGAGGCGGCATGGCATTCCAGATCAATACGACGATCACCCAGCAAAACCTCGATCAGGTCGAGTCCATTCTGGATTTGGCCGTGGAATTGGATGCCGTGGCCCGTCACATCTTTCTTCTGGTTCCCACCGGACGGGGGAAAGACCTGGGAGATCAATCCATTTCAGCGGAAGCCTATGAAAAGACTCTGGAATGGTTTCACCAACGCAGCCTTCAGGCGCCCATTCAATTCAAGGCAACCTGCGCCCCCCACTATTTCCGCATTGTTCATCAGCGGGGCAGGGGTGCGGCGAAGCAACTTCCCCGTGAAGGCAAAGGCGAGCCCTCCCTGCACGCCATGACCCGGGGCTGCCTGGGCGGCAGTTCCTTCTGCTTCATCTCCCATACCGGGCAGGTTCAGCCCTGCGGTTATCTGGAAATCGACTGCGGCCAGGTCAAGGAGCGCCCCTTTGAGGAAATCTGGAACGATTCCCCGGTCTTCGCAAACCTCCGTGATCTGAACCGTTATGAGGGAAAATGCGGGCGCTGTCCCTTCATCAAAGTCTGCGGCGGATGCCGGGCCCGGGCTTACGAACTTACCGGCAATTACCTTGCGGAAGAGCCGCTGTGCGTGTATGAACCGCCCTCGGACAGCGACGGAATACCCGAAGCGCCTCCGGCGGAAACAGGGGGTTAA